The following nucleotide sequence is from Aspergillus luchuensis IFO 4308 DNA, chromosome 1, nearly complete sequence.
TGGGACACGGAGCCGCCCTCTGTCTGATGCTAAATGGGACATCTATGTCCGGCTGATGCCGGATGTCTGGGCCCAGAGACCAAAGGTATATGGAGTATATGGAGCCATTGGATACTAGCAAGCTTTGTAATGGCTGGTCAGGCCATAGCGTAGAGCGGTATTCATCTCCAAAAATGCGCCGCCCGCAAAACAAGTGGGTGTTGCTACTGTCCGTAATGTACTTTGAAATAAGTATGTCTTGTTCCTGCATCGAAGATAGCCCTGAATCAGCAAGGGATGTTTAGATCGTGGCCAATGTGATATCATCGTCGGACTAATCATAATTTAAGAAACTTCTTCGgcggtactccgtacattGCCCAGCCGATGAGTTTTTGTTTGCCAGGTGGAATGTTCGGGGTGTCGATGATGTGGCTCGGGAGCCACAAGggaaccaaccaacctcTCGCGGTGGTTCCTGCATGACCAGTGGCTCAACCCACATCCACTCACATTGTATTATTGCAATTACTGGCTCGCAATGGAGGATACCTGTTTCCCTTCCTCAAGATGACCGAGTCTGTGTAGACACCCCTGCATTTCATATCTCCTCTATCGTTCATGCATCGAGGAATACGCAGATAACTGGGTGCGATGTGGAGCGACAAGCCGAGTGGACCAACAACAGACACATGTCGGCAGTTGCGAATTGCATTGCTTATTCTGAAGGCCGATCGACCGAACTCTGGTTGTTAGCCAGATTAATTAGATCCTGACAGAAGATTCATCGGGCTTTGATGGCAATCCACCCGTAAGACAAGGGGAATGAGAATCACAAGTTAATTGTATCTAGCTGTCTGTGCCATTCAGTAGTAGAATGAGGCTTGAaatggatgggggaggttGTAAGGTGGTTCGGGGAGGGTGGGAAGAGGTGGGAATGTAACTAAGAAAGAGTTGAGGTATGGGAGGGTGGATGTACCAACACCATTGTCTGGGGAATGGAAACGCCTCGTGGGAGGATGGATTGAcctttatttactttttttactttctttctttggggTGTGTTGACAGGGAGAGAAATGAGATTAACTTTCCCGCAAGACGGAAAAGTAAGCAAGTAAGAAGCTGCCTTGGAGAACGGCGATGAGGCGGTGTCGCCCTGGCAGGTCCGCATCCCCATCCGTCttttcgctcttcttctgccttccCCCCCCTAAACTAAAACTAATTGCTGCCAAAAAGCCCAGAGGATAATTATCTAATGCTGGCTGGCCAGAAAGTGTGAAACGCCGGAGTCTTTCACTTCTctcgtctccctctcctctcctctcttcctccaattCTCCAGGTCCAGAGCCCCAACTTCTTGCTCGCGCACCTTCATCCttttactttctttccttgttgatgttcttctcGTCTTTGGGTGCTCTGTTGTCCACTTTTCCGTCGGCCTTCTTTGCTTGTCCTTAGTCGCAGTCGTTCCGTTCCGTTTGCTGTTATCCACCCCTGTCTGTTTTCTTGTGATTTTCTATATTCCACCCCTCTCCATGCTCTGTCAGTGTCGCCATCGGATTTCAATGAGGCTTTTTcggaattaaaaaaaaggacAGAACAGACACTCTCAGTCTCCGAATCGATACGTTGAGCGGCTTCAAGAGAAGGGTCGATTTGAATGGGGTGCCTTTAGCTGCTCTTTCTAGCATCGTCAGGAACGAACGCCGGTCCCTACTGTTGTTTCTCTGCTTTCGACTCCGAATTCAATTCTCCCCGCCGTTCGCTCCTTCATAACGTTCAACAAGCCGGCGCTCTTGAGCTATCCTCTTGCCGGTCTTTAGTGGGATCTCTTGTTTTGATCTATAATATACCCATCGCATTGCAATTGGAACTCTGTTGGTACAGGTGACCTGGTGCAGCTGGTGGACTCCCCCAGTTCCCTCTTACACTTCCGCCGTTGCTCCGCTGCTTTGTACTTGAGACGACCGTTTACGACTCAATCTTAACGATGGCATTCCTCTTTAAATCAAAGAAACACCAGCAGGGTTCTGGCCTACCCCCCGCGTCAAGAAACGTCCAATCTTCAGAAGGGCCGCCGGCAAACCCAAGCCCCAACCCATCAGCGGCTGCGCAGCCCGGCGGCGCCAAAGAACGGGATGGATCACATTCCCAGACCCCGACGCCCAGCAGTAGCTACAATAATTCTTTGAACTCGTTGAACGGCACGAACAGCCCCGATCACCCGCGGATGCGCCAGAGAGCCGAATCCGAATCGCAGGTTGGTTTCCCAGATCTTCTCACTCAGTGACACTCAACATTGTGTGTCCTGTTCTGCTTGTGATGAGTGCTACTCATTTTCCGAGCCTTGGCTGATCATACGCAGAGCCAACGACCACAACAGGCGGCGCCAAGTAACTCCCCGAACGGTAGCCCAGGTGCATCATTGTATCCATGGTCGCAACGACGCGTGAACTTCACTTCCGCCCAGACAAATCCATTCCCTCGTTATGGAGCAGCAATCAATGCGGTGGCATCGAAGGAGGGCGACATCTACATGATGGGTGGCCTAATAGATGGATCAACTGTCAAGGGAGAtttgtggatgatggaaaACAGCGGCGGTAACTTGTCCTGTTTCCCGATCGCTACTGTCTCCGAAGGGCCAGGCCCGCGAGTCGGCCATGCCAGCTTGCTGGTTGGTAACGCTTTCATCGTATTTGGAGGCGATACTAAGGTGGATGAAACCGACACCTTAGATGACACGCTCTATCTCTTGAACACATGTACGTATGCATGCAATAGTCTCATTGACTTGAGACTTTTTGGGGTGTTCATATTCTAACATGTCTGGGTTGCAGCTTCTCGTCAATGGTCCAGATCGATACCTCCAGGTCCTCGACCTGCTGGGCGTTACGGCCACACTCTCAACATCCTCGGCTCTAGACTTTATGTTTTTGGTGGACAGGTCGAAGGCTATTTCTTCAACGACTTGGTTTGTTTCGACTTGAACCAGCTTCAGAATCCGGGGAACAAGTGGGAATTCCTTATTCGGAATAGCCACGAAGGTGGCCCTCCGCCCGGTCAAATTCCGCCCGCCAGAACCAACCATACAATAGTGAGCTTCAACGACAAACTGTATCTGTAAGTGTCTATACTTCGTCTACACCCTCTTTGCCCTCTGATTCATGCGCTCGATTTCTGACCCTGCTCCAGGTTTGGAGGAACGAATGGCTTGCAATGGTTCAATGATGTCTGGTCTTATGACCCTCGTGCAAACACCTGGACTCAGTTGGATTGCGTCGGCTTCATCCCAACACCTCGTGAAGGGCACGCTGCGGCTCTTGTCAACGACGTTATGTACATTTTTGGAGGACGAACCGACGAAGGTATTGACCTCGGGGATTTGGCCGCATTCCGCATCTCCACGCGACGATGGTATTCTTTCCAAAACATGGGGCCTGCGCCTTCTCCAAGGTCTGGTCATAGCATGACCGCCTTTGGAAAGCAAATCATCGTTCTGGCGGGTGAGCCGAGCTCTGCGCCGAGGGATCCAGTCGAACTCAGCATGGCATATATCCTAGACACCGCCAAGATTCGCTACCCAGCTGAGAACCAATCTGGTGAAAGAGCTCCTATTCAAGCGATGCGGAAGATGAGTGGAGACCGTGCAATGCAACCGACGGGTCGGACATCGCGGGAATCTCAGAACCAACCTGACGCTCAGCGACGTGGACCACCCCCCCAGTCACGGGAGAGCGTTATGACCAGCCCTACTGGTAGACCAGCGGACCTTGGTCCTAGTCCAGGGCCAGGATCCCGACTGCCCAGAGCGTCGATAGCGCAAGCCCCCGCGGGGCCTCCTCCCCCGGGACAGGCCCCTACACCTGGTCAAAGAGGCAACACTCCTCAGAATGCCATGAATCCCCGAAGCAAGACGCCCACGAAGACGGATCGTGCTTATGGAGGCCCGCCTGTGGATACCGCTCGAGCCATGGGGCCCGACAGGGATAGAGAATCACCAGCTGCCAGGGACTCGCCAAAAGAAGCCCGACCGGCGCAAGACTCGAGTGCCGCATCGGGCGGTCGCCGTACGCCAACCCAGCAGCCATCAAGAATGTCTGCCAAGGCTATGGAAGCAGGTGAGGCTGCACCCCTTATAAGTGCGCCAACTAGACAACGGTCTTTGCGCCAGCACCGGCAACGCAGTTCTATGGACAGTGCAGACGAATCCATCCTTGGTAAACATGCTAGTATCGATGGTTCTACGGAGTCGAGGAGTTACAGAAATTCAAGATCTGGAGATGAACCACGGTCGCCCAGACTGACGCCCCACCAGGAAGCCCTAATCAAAGAGCTGGAAGCGGTGAAAAGCCGTAATGCATGGTATGCTTCCGAACTTGCGTTGGCTAAGAAGGCCGGGTATACACCCAACCCGGCCAACAGCGTTGGTGTGGATGAGCGTGCCGCAGATGCATTTGCGGATGAGGATCGCCCGTTGATCGAAGCATTCCTTGCCATGAGAGCAGAGCTGGCCAAAATGCAGGCCACAGTCGATCGCCAGGCGGCCATCGCATCTAAACGTGTCGCAGAGGTGGAGCACCAAAGGGATGTTGCTGTCAATGAAGCCGCTTATTCTCGTGCCAAGTTGGCTGCTCATGGTGGAAGTCAAAGGGGCACCCCGCAACCGGATGGAAATGCGCAGGAATCCGAAGATACGTCTGTGGAGCGCGGCACAGATCTAACCCGAAGGCTAGCTTTGGCTCTCGCGTCGCAGAATGAGCTCAAATCCAAGCTGGAAGTGATCACCACTGAACTTGATCAGGAAAAGAGAGGCCGTGAGCTTGCGGAGGAGACATGTGAAGCCACTCGGAGACGACTGGCCGAACTAGAAATGCACAACAGTAAACTAGAGGCTGAAAGTCTTAGGGCGGAGCTTCATCAGCTGGAGGCGTCGCTCAGGGAAGAAAGTCTGTTGCGATCGGAGGCCGATTCAGCAGTGAAACAATTGTCCTTGGACAAAGAGGAACTTCTGCAGAAACTCGAGGACTCTTCCACCCGTCTTAGGGACTATGGCACTAACCTCGGCGGCCTGCGGGAGGCTGTTACCGCGTCATCTGAGAAGTCCCAACTTCTGGAGAGACAACTAGATGAGGAACGTGAGCGGCGTGAAGGCTTAGAAAGGAAGCTGTTGCAGTTGCGTTCGGAGCACGAAGAAAGGACAGCAGAGTTAGAGAACGCCACACGTCGCTTGCGGGATGCCGAGGAGCTCATGCAGAGTCATTCGAGGGAAGCCGAGACCCATAAGAATGCGTTCTTGTTGGGTCTTGAGCGTGCATCATCCTTCGATTCTGAAGCATCCTTGCGCTCCTTGTCCGATCAGCGGGTTTCTGCTTTGGAAGCTCAGATAGAGAGGGCCAACCAATTGGCAAAGACAAGTCAAGCTGCTGCAGATGAAGCAGCAGACAAACTCCGTCGTGCAGAGGAGAGAATTGCTGGACTGGAGGCGTATCAGGAACAGGCTAGTAGGGAGGGGTTGCAGCTTCGCAGGCAGCTGCAAACAGCGATGAAGGAAAGTCAGGGTCACTCTGCTGAGAACAGAGAATTGAAGTCACAGCTGGAGAACCACCAGCGCGAGGCCGGTGCTCTGGCTGTCCAGCATGCTGCCTTGAAGGACCTTCTGGGAGAGCGTGGGGTCAATTATGCCGGTAGCCGACGCTCGCCCCTTGAGTCGCCTGGGTCTCGTTTCGGAACTCCCGAGCAAGGTCGGCTTCGCGAACTGGAACAACAGCTTTCCACCAGCTTGAAAGCCCACGAAGAATTGAAGTCCTCTTTCGAGACTCGTGAGCAGGAAGCCGACCGCGCATACAGAGAGAAGCTTGAACAATTAGAAAATGACTACCAGTCGGCTGTTCACTACGTCAAGGGCACTGAAAAGATGCTGAAGCGCATGAAGGATGAGCTTGCTCGGTACAAGTCTCAGAACGGCAAGCTTCAGTCGGAGCTCGACGCGGCACAGACAGCTCTTGCTGAATCGTCTGGCAAGTCTTCGCAAGCTCCTGCTGACTGGGAGGTCGAACGCTCGAGACTCGAGCAGTCAATCTCCGATCTCCAGGAAGATACAGCAGCCTCCATCGCCAACCTTGAGAGTCAGGTTGCCAGGCTGAGAGCAGAGGCTGCAGCCGCAGAGGCCGACAAGACCAAATCGCAATCCGAACTCGCAAGTATCAAGCAGGaacttgctgctgcagcagagAAAAGCCGCTCTGAGCTGGAGCAGCTCAAGCAGGAGAACGCCTTGTTGGAGAATCGTGCGTCCGATGCCGAGCAGAAGGTTACCATGCTGCTTGACCAGGTTGAGGCGTCAGTCGGGCATTACCGTCGGCAGTCACAGCCTGTCCAAGGAATTAACGGCATCTCTCGCACCCACAGTAACGCCTCAAGCAACACTATCGGTGCGGGCCGTCGGTCCCGGGCTGATAGTGCCGTGTCTCAAGACGACGCTTTCCCTGACAACCGAAACTCGGTGGCGCTGGACTCGCTTGCAAACGAACTGGAAGCCTTGCGCACTCAGTGGGAGAGCAACAACCGTAACTATCGGTTGAGTACGCAGTCCGACTTTGATCGAACCCCAACCAGGGAGACGGGGCTGAGCGACAGTCTAGCCGAGTGGAGGCGCCGTctggatgacgaggagaccAGCTCCACAGAGAAGATCGAGCCTCGCCACTCCGGTACGAATTATGTAACAGCAAGCATGTCCTAAACACGACATGACTGTCTCCGATTATGATGAGAGATCAAATGTGtctgtgtgtatgtgtgtggtATATGTCACGAGTCagctgattgattgatggctAGTGGCCACAAGCATTTTTTCCTTGCCTTTCAATAAGCCTCAACCTTTGTTATTTATTCAACTCTCACCACCCCATTTCCCCCTTCGTTCTTGTTTCCCTTTTATACCCCATCCACCTTTTttattcatttcatttcctttcatctattttcttttcttttcttttctttctcaacCTTCCATACTTTGGactgtactactactactccccCATTACTTTGTTTACTTTTTAACTTAACGAAGCCTCTGTCTGAATCTACTTCTGATTTTCTCCCACCGAAACGACCTGGAACTCGTAAGCCCATACTGTATTGCGTCCACCACTCATAATAGATTTAACAGATTGATAGTTAGatagagatagatagatagatacgcTTAGATCCTCATTGAACATATGGCTGGCGTACATGCCCACCTTCAATACTCTTCCACTGAGTAAACTGCGGCAGCCaatagttaactagttaagTTAGAACATAGTAATTAGTCACTATGAGACACTGGAGTCCAGTGAGTCAGGCAGAAAGGGGAGACAGATCCTTGCTGGACATCGTCAGAAGTAATTGAGATGTGGACTACCTAAAAGAGTGTAGTGTATATGCCTAATTTGGTTTATGATGtgaatctttattttcttgctATTTTGTCAAGTCACATAACGTGAGTGATGCGTACATAGAATACAAGATGTCATATGATGTGTTTAGGTGGTGGCTGTACCGGCCTTGCATTACTCAATTGGGTATGGATAGGTGGCAAGCTGCTCTTGGTCTGCTTATTGCTCAAGGCACCCTGCTTTGGAATGCAGGATATGGAGGGGTAGACATTATGCGGGCTTTATCGGACAGTTGTGGCGACTAACAGCAGAGTCAACTACGTCGAGACTGTTATTCTACATCATTGTACCAGATTGCGAGATGTATAGTTCCCGATTGGGTAGCGAGTCAGTGGGAACCGGCTCAGTTGCGTGCTGCATAAAGCACATTCTGCCCGGCTGATCCCACCGACTACCCCCTCTCAGTATGTAGATGACCGATGCTAACAATTGAGACGATACACAAGGAAAAACATGTGAAAGTGACAGGAATCGACGCAATACCACCCCGGAAGCGACCCTAGCCAGTTTCCGTCGCCACATACCCATTCTGAGACGCGCTTTCTCCCCACCCAAAGCACTACAGGCTGCCCTTGTTTTCGGCAAGGACAAGCGCAAAAGCACCTGGACATGTGGGAAAAAGAAGCACCTCGCCAACACCTCTCCACCAGTCGTTCCTTCATTCTCATCGTCCCCGTTTGTGCGTCAAGAGTAGGAAAAATATGACAGTCTGAAATAAGAAACATGCaagcagaaaagaaaagaaatatcaaAGCAGGGGCATTGTAAGGAAATGGTCGCTAAGCATGATGAGGGACTCTCGCGACAGTTGCAGCGGTAGAGACATCTCTTTTTGTGCTTGAAGCGTAATCATTTCAACTTTGCATCTCCTTCAGTCCTTAGCCTCCCGATCGATGGCAGCGCAACTCCACGCGAAACTTCAATGTGAACGTATTATTTTCATGTGGAAACGACCGCTACCGGGAGGCTAAGACGTAGAATAGCCACAATTAATGCGTTTCGAGTCTGCTATCAAGGACCTTTCGTGTATGATGAACGTAACCAGGTTTTTGCAAGTGATGTATTCATCGAGCAATGTAGTTCCGAAAGGTTCAGCTTAGCCGATAGACGAGCAGACGATCTGAATAAACGCGACGGATCGAAACGGCGGTAACCGGAAGACGATCTTGAACGGGATGGCGGGCTAACAGAGAAtgcagagagagaaatagtaaagaaaatggaaagtCGGGGGCCCAAGGCGAAATAAGTCCGAAAGGTTCACTGCAGGCTGCAGAAGATAGCCGGTATAGTGGTAATCCTGGGCTCCTCAGATAGCGTGGCGTCAACACGCAGCAAGCTGAACGGCAaccgaaaaaagaaacgtcAAGCTACACTGCCATGCTGTACAAATCAGTACCACTGAGAACCGTACCCATCGTCCCGCTTCGCGCGGCTACCGGCAGGGCCATAAGCACCTGAAGCAGCAACCTTGGAAGCAGAACGCAGCCTAACGCCGAAGACTATGAGATTAGTCAGATTCTAGATTTCAAGCCGACCTCTACGCACAGGGTCATAACAAAGCACCAAACGCAGAGGAAAGGGGTTCCCTACAACGGAACCTAGGTTTCAGATACTCACATCCTGTCACTCCCTCCCACGGCCCGGTTGGTTTCGGGCGTGTTGTCAAGAGTTCCACGTTCGATGACCTTACGGCGCTGGCTGGAGATGGCACCGGGCTTGGCAGCACCGGGGGTGCCCATGggcgccgcagcagcaacaccctGAcggcgctgctgctcttcagcctccttgtccttcttgttgGCATCCACGATCATAGCAGCATTCTTCTGGTACTTGTAGACGGTCCAGTCGAAAACATAGTCATACTGGAAAGATTCGCGGACGAACAGATCGCGGAAGATCTTGCGAAGGTAGGAGTAGTCTGGCTTGTCATCGAAGCGCAGGGAACGAGTGTAGTTCAAGTAGATGGAGAACTCGTTGGGGAAGCCACGGCAAAGAACCTCAGTAGGGgttgtcatcttcttctccatgatACGGTCGTACTTCTGCTTCTTAGTAGCAGCCTTCA
It contains:
- the KEL2 gene encoding putative cell polarity protein (Tea1) (COG:S;~EggNog:ENOG410PIAP;~InterPro:IPR006652,IPR015915;~PFAM:PF13415;~go_function: GO:0005515 - protein binding [Evidence IEA]), whose amino-acid sequence is MAFLFKSKKHQQGSGLPPASRNVQSSEGPPANPSPNPSAAAQPGGAKERDGSHSQTPTPSSSYNNSLNSLNGTNSPDHPRMRQRAESESQSQRPQQAAPSNSPNGSPGASLYPWSQRRVNFTSAQTNPFPRYGAAINAVASKEGDIYMMGGLIDGSTVKGDLWMMENSGGNLSCFPIATVSEGPGPRVGHASLLVGNAFIVFGGDTKVDETDTLDDTLYLLNTSSRQWSRSIPPGPRPAGRYGHTLNILGSRLYVFGGQVEGYFFNDLVCFDLNQLQNPGNKWEFLIRNSHEGGPPPGQIPPARTNHTIVSFNDKLYLFGGTNGLQWFNDVWSYDPRANTWTQLDCVGFIPTPREGHAAALVNDVMYIFGGRTDEGIDLGDLAAFRISTRRWYSFQNMGPAPSPRSGHSMTAFGKQIIVLAGEPSSAPRDPVELSMAYILDTAKIRYPAENQSGERAPIQAMRKMSGDRAMQPTGRTSRESQNQPDAQRRGPPPQSRESVMTSPTGRPADLGPSPGPGSRLPRASIAQAPAGPPPPGQAPTPGQRGNTPQNAMNPRSKTPTKTDRAYGGPPVDTARAMGPDRDRESPAARDSPKEARPAQDSSAASGGRRTPTQQPSRMSAKAMEAGEAAPLISAPTRQRSLRQHRQRSSMDSADESILGKHASIDGSTESRSYRNSRSGDEPRSPRLTPHQEALIKELEAVKSRNAWYASELALAKKAGYTPNPANSVGVDERAADAFADEDRPLIEAFLAMRAELAKMQATVDRQAAIASKRVAEVEHQRDVAVNEAAYSRAKLAAHGGSQRGTPQPDGNAQESEDTSVERGTDLTRRLALALASQNELKSKLEVITTELDQEKRGRELAEETCEATRRRLAELEMHNSKLEAESLRAELHQLEASLREESLLRSEADSAVKQLSLDKEELLQKLEDSSTRLRDYGTNLGGLREAVTASSEKSQLLERQLDEERERREGLERKLLQLRSEHEERTAELENATRRLRDAEELMQSHSREAETHKNAFLLGLERASSFDSEASLRSLSDQRVSALEAQIERANQLAKTSQAAADEAADKLRRAEERIAGLEAYQEQASREGLQLRRQLQTAMKESQGHSAENRELKSQLENHQREAGALAVQHAALKDLLGERGVNYAGSRRSPLESPGSRFGTPEQGRLRELEQQLSTSLKAHEELKSSFETREQEADRAYREKLEQLENDYQSAVHYVKGTEKMLKRMKDELARYKSQNGKLQSELDAAQTALAESSGKSSQAPADWEVERSRLEQSISDLQEDTAASIANLESQVARLRAEAAAAEADKTKSQSELASIKQELAAAAEKSRSELEQLKQENALLENRASDAEQKVTMLLDQVEASVGHYRRQSQPVQGINGISRTHSNASSNTIGAGRRSRADSAVSQDDAFPDNRNSVALDSLANELEALRTQWESNNRNYRLSTQSDFDRTPTRETGLSDSLAEWRRRLDDEETSSTEKIEPRHSGTNYVTASMS